A part of Rhodamnia argentea isolate NSW1041297 chromosome 8, ASM2092103v1, whole genome shotgun sequence genomic DNA contains:
- the LOC115736806 gene encoding pentatricopeptide repeat-containing protein At5g56310 has protein sequence MLRPFLPKSPSSSSAASSRPPSLLSSLRQCGDLKRLRQTHGFMVPRGLDHDNVLLGRFIGRCFSLGLSDYAMAVFDHAAHPDLYLYNSVVRALPDAGSAERAVRLFDGMQASGLRPDSYSFPFALRAAIQLSAIDVGRQIHCQSVGIGLESDAHVATALVRMYCSGGCLSDARKLFDVLNCGSVALWNAIITGYAKAGCLESARELFERMPERNLISWTAVIGGYAQWDRPSDAIEVFKRMLLEGIEPDEVSMLAALSACTQLGSLALGEWIDSYINKRGLNRTVQLNNALIDTFAKSGSIGKALQVFEGMTGKSVVSWTTIIAGLAMHGRGREALEMFSRMERAKLKPNEITFTAVLSACSHSGMVKLGRGFFAMMPSRYGIDPKIEQYGCMIDLLGRRGYLQDAEQLVKGMPFEANAAIWGSLLAASNIYGDPDLGEQALQQLIHLEPENSGNFSLLSNIYAGLGRWNESRSIRKAMRMTGTEKMPGKSSIELNDKVHEFAADDLSNHPADVINEVLHTINGQMRADEGPEEIV, from the coding sequence ATGCTCAGGCCCTTCCTCCCAAAATCGCCGTCTTCCTCGTCCGCCGCCTCTTCACGGCCTCCGTCTCTCCTCTCCTCGCTACGCCAGTGCGGCGACCTCAAGCGCCTCCGCCAGACCCATGGATTCATGGTCCCGAGGGGCCTCGATCACGACAATGTCCTTCTCGGCCGCTTCATCGGCCGGTGTTTCTCTCTGGGTCTCTCCGATTACGCAATGGCGGTCTTCGACCACGCAGCCCACCCCGATTTGTACCTCTACAACAGCGTCGTCAGGGCTCTTCCCGACGCCGGTTCTGCCGAGAGGGCCGTTCGTTTGTTCGACGGGATGCAGGCTTCGGGCCTGCGACCCGACTCTTACTCTTTTCCTTTCGCTTTGAGAGCTGCGATTCAGCTGTCTGCGATCGACGTGGGGAGACAGATTCATTGTCAGAGTGTAGGAATTGGGTTGGAGTCCGACGCTCACGTGGCCACGGCCCTTGTTCGGATGTACTGTTCGGGCGGGTGCCTTTCCGATGCGCGGAAGCTGTTTGATGTATTGAATTGCGGGTCTGTTGCGCTGTGGAATGCGATAATCACTGGTTATGCCAAGGCTGGCTGTTTGGAGAGTGCCCGGGAGTTGTTTGAGCGAATGCCTGAGAGGAATTTGATTTCTTGGACTGCTGTTATCGGAGGATATGCTCAGTGGGATAGGCCAAGTGATGCGATTGAAGTCTTTAAGAGAATGTTGCTCGAGGGCATAGAGCCGGATGAAGTTTCGATGTTGGCGGCGCTGTCCGCTTGCACGCAGCTGGGCTCGCTTGCACTCGGGGAATGGATTGATAGCTACATCAACAAACGCGGGCTAAATCGAACTGTGCAGCTTAATAATGCACTCATAGACACGTTTGCGAAATCAGGCAGCATAGGGAAGGCTCTACAAGTCTTTGAAGGCATGACGGGGAAGAGTGTAGTCAGTTGGACGACTATAATCGCGGGACTGGCCATGCATGGCAGGGGAAGAGAAGCCCTTGAAATGTTCTCTAGAATGGAAAGGGCTAAACTTAAGCCCAATGAGATCACTTTCACGGCGGTCCTCTCCGCTTGCAGCCATAGTGGAATGGTCAAGCTCGGTCGAGGGTTCTTTGCCATGATGCCCTCGAGGTACGGAATTGACCCAAAGATTGAGCAGTACGGATGCATGATCGATTTACTTGGACGGCGTGGTTATTTACAAGATGCAGAGCAGCTAGTTAAGGGTATGCCTTTCGAAGCAAATGCCGCCATATGGGGATCACTTCTTGCTGCTTCTAATATTTATGGGGACCCTGATCTTGGAGAACAGGCTCTGCAGCAATTGATACACTTGGAGCCTGAGAACAGTGGTAACTTTTCACTTCTATCTAACATATACGCCGGTCTAGGAAGATGGAACGAATCTAGGTCGATAAGGAAGGCAATGAGGATGACAGGCACTGAGAAGATGCCTGGTAAGAGTTCCATAGAACTGAACGACAAAGTTCATGAATTTGCAGCAGACGACTTGTCAAACCATCCGGCGGATGTGATTAATGAAGTACTGCACACGATAAATGGACAAATGAGGGCAGATGAAGGTCCAGAAGAGATTGTATGA